A single genomic interval of Zobellia nedashkovskayae harbors:
- a CDS encoding NAD(P)/FAD-dependent oxidoreductase, whose amino-acid sequence MSESTTNNQNCVVIGASHAGVNFAFALRREGWEGTITMIDIDPTLPYHRPPLSKAYLTSADSIEKNLLKSEESYVKENINLKLGVWVDAIDRENKKVVLADGTSLGYDKLVIATGARPIMPPIPGLDTANNLFPLRSAADVSNIRNTVTANEGLKVVVIGGGYIGLETAASLKKLGADVTVLERESRILARVTAPEMSEFFQKLHADNGVAVLTEKNVVSIENNGESNTVICSDETRYEADMVIVGVGIHVNKELAEKAGLTIENGILVNEKSQTSDENIYAIGDCTFHHNPHYNRHIRLESVQNAVDQAKIAAAAVIGKDCAYDALPWFWSDQYDVKLQMVGLSQGYDEVLVRKEADKENCFSVWYFKGDTLLAVDAVNNAKAYVYGTKFIKGGEKLDKSKLSDPMAEFKPANLIAQ is encoded by the coding sequence ATGTCCGAAAGTACAACAAACAATCAAAATTGTGTAGTAATAGGTGCCAGCCATGCAGGAGTGAATTTTGCATTTGCTTTGCGCAGAGAAGGCTGGGAGGGTACAATTACCATGATAGATATTGATCCTACTTTGCCTTACCACAGGCCTCCATTGTCCAAAGCATATTTGACCAGTGCAGATAGCATTGAGAAAAACCTGCTGAAGTCTGAAGAGAGTTATGTCAAAGAGAATATAAATCTTAAACTGGGTGTTTGGGTAGACGCTATTGACCGTGAAAATAAGAAGGTTGTTTTAGCTGATGGAACATCGCTAGGATATGATAAACTTGTAATTGCCACTGGAGCACGTCCTATAATGCCACCAATTCCAGGGTTGGATACAGCAAATAATCTGTTCCCTTTACGATCGGCTGCAGATGTATCTAATATCCGAAACACCGTTACAGCTAACGAAGGTCTTAAGGTGGTAGTTATTGGTGGAGGCTATATTGGTTTAGAAACTGCTGCATCACTAAAAAAATTAGGTGCGGATGTAACGGTTCTAGAGCGGGAGTCTCGTATACTTGCCAGAGTTACGGCACCGGAAATGTCCGAATTTTTTCAAAAACTTCATGCCGATAATGGTGTTGCCGTCCTCACCGAAAAGAACGTAGTTTCCATAGAAAATAACGGAGAAAGTAATACCGTCATATGTTCGGATGAAACCCGATATGAAGCTGATATGGTTATAGTTGGCGTTGGTATTCATGTGAATAAAGAATTAGCCGAAAAGGCAGGTTTGACCATAGAGAACGGCATTTTGGTTAATGAGAAATCTCAAACCAGCGATGAAAATATTTATGCTATTGGGGATTGTACTTTTCATCATAATCCACATTATAACAGACATATTCGTTTAGAATCCGTACAAAATGCGGTGGATCAAGCAAAGATTGCCGCTGCGGCCGTAATAGGTAAAGATTGCGCATATGATGCATTACCCTGGTTTTGGTCTGATCAGTATGATGTAAAATTACAGATGGTGGGACTTTCTCAAGGCTATGATGAAGTGCTGGTCAGGAAAGAAGCTGATAAGGAAAACTGTTTTTCCGTATGGTATTTTAAAGGTGATACACTTTTAGCTGTTGATGCAGTAAATAATGCAAAAGCCTATGTCTACGGAACAAAATTTATAAAAGGCGGAGAGAAGTTGGATAAATCTAAGTTGAGCGACCCTATGGCGGAGTTCAAACCAGCTAATTTAATCGCTCAATAA
- a CDS encoding cytochrome P450, with amino-acid sequence MKKSEFPDPFEKARESKGYGEMNDQDDPVTMLLRHKDVRKTAHNYKTFQSGAAPGRIVIPSEVNIRDTRQIPFEVDPPVHKEYRSIVEPWFKRPLQQEYQEKLMDQIGKIVDEVIQEDSVEVVTDFALRLQSRALTLLLNTPFDESEKWISWGTHVFRSEGEALDGDKANILYDYIDAQIDRAAKSPTDDMYSVLLDSEFEGRKLTKEEVKGVMVLTFAGGRDTVINAVTNAIAYLAENPESLERLRKEPEITGKTVEEMIRYFSPLTQMGRVVTEDTFVCEHAAKADTRVSLCWASANRDAAVFENPNEIVMDRKINPHVGFGFSHHNCLGATHARQIMKILLQTLAEKIGSFEILDYEENIEDLHHFKRKVGFHSINMKFNPLTK; translated from the coding sequence ATGAAAAAAAGTGAATTTCCAGACCCGTTTGAAAAAGCAAGAGAATCAAAAGGTTACGGAGAAATGAATGATCAAGATGATCCGGTAACTATGCTCTTGCGTCATAAAGACGTTCGTAAAACAGCGCATAATTATAAAACTTTTCAGTCTGGTGCAGCTCCGGGACGTATTGTTATTCCTTCAGAGGTAAATATTCGTGATACGCGTCAAATTCCTTTTGAAGTAGATCCACCAGTTCATAAAGAGTATAGGTCAATAGTAGAGCCCTGGTTCAAAAGACCCTTACAACAGGAATATCAGGAAAAATTAATGGATCAAATAGGTAAAATAGTAGATGAAGTAATTCAAGAAGACTCGGTTGAAGTAGTGACCGATTTTGCATTGCGATTACAATCGCGGGCTTTAACCTTATTACTGAACACTCCTTTTGATGAATCTGAAAAGTGGATTTCTTGGGGAACACATGTATTTAGAAGTGAAGGCGAAGCATTAGATGGGGATAAGGCGAATATCCTATACGATTATATAGATGCACAAATAGACCGTGCAGCCAAAAGCCCAACGGACGATATGTACTCAGTGCTTTTGGACTCTGAATTTGAAGGTAGAAAGTTAACCAAAGAAGAAGTAAAAGGTGTAATGGTACTGACTTTTGCAGGAGGAAGAGATACGGTAATAAACGCGGTCACAAATGCCATAGCGTATTTAGCTGAAAACCCTGAATCTTTAGAGCGTTTGCGTAAAGAACCGGAAATTACCGGTAAGACCGTAGAAGAGATGATTCGGTATTTTTCTCCGCTTACCCAGATGGGGCGTGTCGTTACAGAAGATACTTTTGTTTGTGAGCATGCTGCCAAGGCAGATACTAGGGTATCCTTATGTTGGGCCTCTGCCAATAGGGATGCCGCTGTTTTTGAAAATCCTAATGAGATTGTAATGGATCGTAAAATCAATCCGCATGTTGGTTTTGGTTTTAGTCACCATAACTGTTTGGGTGCTACTCATGCAAGACAGATCATGAAAATATTACTTCAGACTTTAGCTGAAAAAATAGGCTCGTTTGAAATACTCGATTACGAAGAAAATATAGAAGATTTACATCACTTTAAACGTAAAGTGGGTTTCCACAGTATTAATATGAAATTCAATCCTTTAACAAAATAG
- a CDS encoding SusC/RagA family TonB-linked outer membrane protein gives MKEHIKKLLRKSCLLALFLTTVGMQGLYAQKTVTGTVLDEANQPIPGANVVVKGTNNGVVTDFDGNFSIEASSENVLSISYIGYAAQNVTVGNKATITVTMEPDVQQLEDVVVIGYGTVKKSDVTGSVSRIDSKSFEDQPLTRVEEALQGRAAGVTVAKAGGQPGGAVKVRIRGVNSVTGNNSPLVVVDGVLGGDLSTINPNDIAAMDVLKDASATAIYGVRGSNGVIIITTKKGSGKGKINVDYFTTVSSSPNSVPRLSASDFATIENLRRTNSGGAAVYTPAQIAALEASGGTDYEQAILRTGFSENLAISASGSEGKIRYYLSGNYRDEEGVVINTGYQQISARANIDAQINDKFKIGFNLYGSTSENQNNTDRFGNGQGSFIYKALTWDPTTPIFNSNGEYNIRSAVASLNDNPVRTLNETDIKDIEERLNATVNATYSFTDNFSYSLIMGSQTSNLNIERYAVEVGDDQLPHTSFANNKNVSYQISNILTWQKIFKEKHNIKLTGVQEYSNSKFRGNGWNSNDLSLNGRGFYFAELAPNSGQTVNNDFNERELSSFMLRAEYIFNDNLFLTATGRYDASSVFREKERWGIFPSVALAYNMTDLIDQSGNTSLKFRLGWGQVGNQNIGPYSTFSTLGFNSYAADGSAATTGTFINRIGNPFATWETTTQGNVGIDFGFAQGRGSISLDGYKKVTEDLLLDAAIPDYDGGELGDRTIVKNVGEVENIGVDVTIGYDIINTENLNWNANLSLSYVKNEVTQLNDGLTEILGQFQAPGGQGNILNFIEVGEPLGQFRGATFLGTWKTTDNIPTNDEGTPVAKPGDARYLLDENNDIVYGAIGNGTPTTTWGFNNSINYKNWDINIFLQGVHGFDVYNIQQAAIVGGAGDSRSFLSPDQVNQWTPTNETDIPAFAGLYESSRYVEKGDFIRLSNLTIGYTIKDIKGLGDTTIKLYGGGQNLFLITDYSGYDPEGTSRRSEQGNEDVASGINIGAYPNPRTYTLGVKIGF, from the coding sequence ATGAAAGAACACATTAAAAAATTACTTAGAAAAAGTTGCCTTTTGGCACTCTTTCTTACAACAGTGGGTATGCAGGGATTGTATGCTCAAAAAACCGTAACTGGGACGGTTTTAGATGAGGCCAATCAACCTATACCCGGCGCTAACGTTGTGGTCAAGGGAACAAATAACGGTGTAGTAACCGACTTTGATGGTAACTTCAGTATCGAAGCTTCAAGTGAAAATGTATTATCTATAAGTTACATAGGTTATGCAGCTCAAAATGTAACCGTTGGGAATAAAGCCACTATTACGGTTACCATGGAGCCTGATGTACAACAGTTAGAAGATGTTGTGGTTATTGGTTATGGTACGGTAAAAAAGTCAGATGTAACCGGATCTGTATCACGTATAGATTCTAAATCTTTTGAAGATCAACCCTTAACAAGGGTAGAAGAAGCTTTACAAGGTAGAGCGGCAGGTGTTACGGTAGCAAAAGCGGGTGGTCAACCTGGCGGTGCGGTTAAGGTTCGTATTAGAGGTGTGAACTCAGTAACTGGAAATAACAGTCCATTAGTCGTAGTTGATGGTGTATTGGGTGGAGACCTAAGTACTATAAACCCAAATGATATTGCTGCTATGGATGTTTTAAAAGATGCATCTGCAACAGCCATATACGGTGTTAGGGGGTCAAACGGTGTTATTATTATAACGACCAAGAAAGGGTCAGGTAAGGGTAAAATCAATGTTGATTATTTCACTACTGTTTCATCAAGTCCTAATTCGGTGCCAAGGTTATCTGCTTCTGATTTTGCAACTATTGAAAACCTAAGAAGAACAAACTCTGGTGGAGCAGCGGTATACACTCCTGCTCAAATAGCAGCACTTGAGGCAAGTGGAGGTACGGATTATGAGCAAGCGATATTAAGAACTGGTTTTAGCGAAAATTTGGCTATTTCGGCAAGTGGTTCTGAAGGTAAAATTAGATACTATTTATCCGGTAATTATAGAGATGAAGAGGGGGTTGTAATTAATACTGGCTACCAACAAATATCTGCAAGAGCTAATATAGATGCTCAAATAAATGATAAGTTTAAGATTGGTTTTAACTTGTACGGAAGTACAAGCGAGAACCAAAACAATACAGATAGATTTGGTAATGGTCAAGGAAGCTTTATTTATAAGGCTTTAACATGGGATCCAACAACGCCAATTTTCAATTCCAATGGAGAATATAATATTAGGTCTGCAGTTGCATCTTTAAACGATAACCCTGTTCGTACACTTAATGAAACAGATATTAAAGATATTGAAGAAAGATTGAATGCCACCGTAAATGCGACGTATAGCTTTACGGATAATTTCAGTTACTCCCTTATTATGGGGTCACAGACTTCTAATTTGAACATTGAACGTTATGCTGTGGAAGTTGGGGATGATCAACTGCCTCATACGTCTTTTGCAAACAATAAAAATGTGAGCTATCAGATAAGTAATATTCTTACATGGCAGAAAATTTTTAAGGAAAAGCATAATATAAAGTTAACGGGGGTTCAAGAATATTCAAATTCTAAATTCCGAGGAAATGGATGGAATTCCAATGATTTGTCCTTAAATGGCAGAGGGTTTTATTTTGCAGAACTAGCTCCAAATTCAGGGCAAACTGTGAATAATGATTTTAATGAGAGAGAGTTGTCTTCGTTTATGTTAAGAGCTGAATATATTTTCAATGACAATTTATTTTTAACGGCAACGGGAAGGTATGATGCAAGTTCTGTTTTTAGAGAAAAAGAAAGATGGGGTATTTTTCCTTCTGTAGCGTTGGCTTATAATATGACAGACTTAATAGATCAGTCAGGTAACACAAGCTTAAAGTTTAGATTAGGTTGGGGACAAGTTGGTAATCAAAACATTGGTCCTTATTCAACTTTCAGTACGTTGGGTTTTAACAGTTATGCAGCAGATGGGTCGGCGGCAACCACTGGTACTTTCATCAACAGAATAGGAAACCCTTTTGCAACATGGGAAACAACCACACAAGGAAATGTTGGTATTGATTTTGGATTTGCGCAAGGTCGTGGTAGTATTAGTCTTGATGGTTACAAAAAGGTAACTGAAGATTTATTGTTAGATGCTGCTATTCCGGATTATGATGGGGGAGAGCTTGGAGATAGAACTATTGTTAAGAATGTAGGTGAAGTAGAAAATATTGGGGTTGATGTAACCATTGGCTATGATATTATCAATACGGAAAACTTAAACTGGAATGCTAACTTATCATTGTCCTATGTTAAAAATGAAGTGACACAATTAAATGATGGGCTAACCGAAATCTTAGGCCAGTTCCAAGCTCCTGGTGGTCAAGGAAATATTCTTAACTTTATTGAAGTAGGAGAACCTTTGGGGCAGTTTAGAGGGGCCACTTTCTTAGGGACTTGGAAAACTACGGATAATATCCCAACAAATGATGAAGGAACTCCGGTAGCTAAACCTGGTGACGCAAGATATCTACTAGATGAGAATAATGATATAGTTTACGGAGCGATCGGAAATGGAACGCCAACAACTACATGGGGATTTAACAACTCCATAAATTATAAAAACTGGGATATAAACATCTTTTTACAAGGTGTACATGGTTTTGATGTTTATAATATTCAACAAGCAGCAATTGTTGGTGGAGCAGGAGATTCAAGAAGTTTTCTTTCTCCGGATCAAGTTAACCAGTGGACACCAACCAATGAAACAGATATACCGGCTTTCGCAGGTTTGTATGAGTCTAGCCGTTATGTAGAAAAAGGTGATTTTATTAGATTGAGCAACCTAACTATTGGGTATACCATAAAAGATATTAAAGGTTTAGGAGACACTACCATTAAGCTTTATGGCGGTGGTCAGAATTTATTTTTAATTACAGACTACTCGGGTTACGATCCAGAAGGAACATCCAGAAGAAGTGAGCAAGGTAATGAAGATGTTGCTTCAGGTATAAATATTGGAGCGTATCCAAACCCTAGAACATACACCTTGGGGGTTAAAATCGGATTTTAA
- a CDS encoding 2Fe-2S iron-sulfur cluster-binding protein has protein sequence MAKITFITNDDETIILEGTSGSVMALAVDNGVPGIDGDCGGVCSCATCHVHVAPEDMEKTGSASEIETDMLELDDNADEYSRLCCQIDITDAIDGVVLKVAK, from the coding sequence ATGGCAAAAATCACTTTTATAACCAACGACGATGAAACAATAATTTTGGAAGGAACTTCAGGTTCGGTAATGGCTTTAGCTGTAGATAATGGAGTGCCAGGAATAGATGGCGATTGTGGGGGAGTTTGCTCTTGTGCTACTTGCCACGTTCATGTAGCTCCAGAAGACATGGAGAAAACAGGAAGCGCAAGCGAAATTGAGACAGATATGCTAGAGTTGGATGATAATGCAGATGAATATAGCCGTTTATGCTGCCAAATAGATATTACCGATGCTATTGATGGGGTTGTGTTGAAAGTAGCCAAATAA
- a CDS encoding alpha/beta hydrolase, with amino-acid sequence MFRTTEISDAAYESANLRFITVKTNKLKGRGDICVFVPPMANLEDLPLVILLHGVYGSAWVWSQKAGVHISALEMMEKGEIPPMVIAMPSDGLWGDGSGYLPHNQKDFESWIVDDVPNAVIENISSVSKKSELFISGLSMGGFGALRLGVKYHNRFKAISGHSSITDVEQMDLFVEESLDNYKQEDAWENSVWGLIKKNKNHLPHLRFDCGSEDQLIAYNRKLHEQLEEHEIPHVYEEFNGAHEWTYWSEHIKDTLRFFASHS; translated from the coding sequence ATGTTCAGAACCACAGAAATTTCAGATGCCGCATACGAGAGTGCAAACCTTAGGTTCATAACCGTAAAGACCAATAAGCTGAAGGGAAGAGGAGATATTTGTGTATTTGTTCCACCAATGGCAAATCTAGAAGATTTACCGCTTGTTATTTTGTTACACGGTGTTTATGGCAGTGCTTGGGTGTGGTCTCAAAAGGCGGGGGTTCATATTTCTGCCCTTGAGATGATGGAGAAAGGGGAAATTCCGCCGATGGTGATAGCTATGCCTTCAGACGGACTTTGGGGAGATGGTTCCGGTTATCTTCCGCATAATCAAAAAGATTTTGAAAGTTGGATTGTTGATGATGTACCTAATGCCGTAATAGAGAATATTTCATCCGTTAGTAAAAAATCAGAATTATTTATTTCCGGGCTTTCCATGGGTGGTTTTGGTGCTTTACGTTTAGGCGTGAAATATCATAATCGATTTAAAGCAATTTCTGGTCACTCGTCCATTACAGATGTAGAGCAGATGGACCTTTTTGTAGAAGAATCCTTGGATAATTATAAGCAGGAAGATGCTTGGGAAAATTCCGTTTGGGGATTAATAAAAAAGAATAAGAATCATTTACCACACTTGCGTTTTGATTGTGGTAGCGAAGATCAGCTTATAGCATATAACCGGAAGCTTCACGAGCAGTTAGAGGAGCATGAAATTCCTCACGTTTATGAGGAGTTTAATGGAGCTCATGAATGGACGTACTGGAGCGAACATATCAAAGATACATTACGATTTTTTGCTTCTCATAGTTAA
- a CDS encoding Zn-dependent alcohol dehydrogenase has product MSIQSKSAVAKGDGTFIITNVTVAEPQADELLVKIKAAGLCHTDYDSLTWGKPIVMGHEGAGIIEKVGTDIKGLKVGDQVLLNWATPCLQCFQCQEGNQHICENNSPVVAGGNGHTPGHAHLEGSQWEGKPIERSFNLGTLSEYALVKESAVVKVEEENLNFSAASIISCGVMTGYGSVVNSAKLAAGSSAVILGCGGVGLNVINACEISGAGKIIAVDINPNKLELAKQFGATDVILADKSDKGLVNVAEQVKTMLGGRGADYAFECTAIPALGAAPLAMIRNAGTAVQVSGIEEDITIDMRLFEWDKIYINPLYGKCRPQIDFPKLVRLYKKGDLKLDEMITKEYKLDDLQLALDDMLAGKNAKGVIVFD; this is encoded by the coding sequence ATGTCTATTCAATCAAAAAGTGCAGTAGCAAAAGGTGATGGTACTTTTATTATTACCAATGTAACGGTTGCAGAGCCACAGGCGGACGAGCTACTTGTAAAAATAAAAGCTGCCGGTCTTTGTCATACAGATTATGATTCTCTTACTTGGGGCAAGCCTATTGTAATGGGGCACGAAGGCGCAGGAATTATTGAAAAAGTAGGTACGGATATAAAAGGTCTAAAAGTGGGTGACCAAGTTCTTTTAAATTGGGCAACCCCTTGTTTGCAGTGCTTTCAATGTCAAGAAGGAAATCAGCATATATGTGAAAACAATTCCCCGGTTGTCGCTGGTGGAAACGGGCATACTCCAGGTCATGCGCATTTAGAAGGTAGCCAATGGGAAGGTAAACCAATTGAACGTTCTTTTAATCTAGGTACGCTAAGCGAATATGCTTTGGTAAAAGAATCTGCCGTAGTTAAGGTAGAAGAGGAAAATTTAAATTTTTCAGCAGCTAGTATTATCAGTTGTGGCGTAATGACAGGCTATGGTTCGGTAGTGAATTCAGCAAAACTAGCTGCTGGTAGTTCTGCTGTAATTTTGGGATGTGGAGGCGTTGGACTCAATGTTATAAATGCCTGTGAAATTTCTGGAGCCGGTAAAATTATTGCTGTAGACATCAATCCTAATAAACTAGAGCTGGCCAAGCAATTTGGTGCTACAGATGTTATTCTTGCCGATAAGTCGGATAAGGGATTGGTAAACGTTGCAGAGCAGGTAAAAACTATGCTTGGGGGTAGAGGGGCAGATTATGCTTTTGAGTGTACCGCTATTCCTGCATTGGGAGCTGCTCCATTAGCAATGATTCGCAATGCAGGTACAGCCGTTCAGGTAAGTGGTATTGAGGAAGATATTACGATAGATATGCGTCTTTTTGAATGGGATAAAATTTACATCAATCCGCTTTATGGAAAATGTAGACCTCAAATAGACTTTCCAAAACTGGTTCGACTTTATAAAAAAGGGGACTTGAAATTAGACGAAATGATAACCAAAGAATATAAACTAGACGATTTACAATTGGCCTTAGATGATATGTTGGCCGGTAAAAATGCAAAAGGGGTAATAGTTTTTGATTAA
- a CDS encoding sulfatase, translated as MKHFLCSILAVTCLVLTSCKNDEKKVQEKAVRPNVLFILADDYGYHDLSVTGSKFYETPNIDRIANEGMNFTNGYAASRVCSPSRASIMLGTFTARHGITDWIGAKVGEDWRKAGRFNKLLPPDYEHNLPAQATTLPEAMKTAGYKTFFAGKWHLGEKGSWPEDHGFDINKGGWDAGSPNGGYFAPYTNPNLENHEDGENLTMRLAEETINFLKKNNPKETGQPVFAYLSFYAVHGPIQTTKGKWAKYQKKAEKNGIAATGYKMAKFLPIRQVQDNPVYAGLVETMDDAVGRVLQTLDSLGLDKNTLVVFTSDNGGVSAGDSFSTSNLPLRGGKGYQFEGGIREPYFIRAPWLVKSGTSTSEPVTGADFYPTILDIAGIDLKPEQHLDGKSLLPILKGGNFEERPLFWHYPHYGNQGGEPSSVVRKGDWKLIHYYEDDREELYNLKDDLEELTNVASEHTDLQKQLSEQLFAYLDEVGARYPSKDPEYSLQKEEAYLKNIVDKKLPSLERERLNFLSPDFDPKNDWWGSNVTVD; from the coding sequence ATGAAGCATTTTCTCTGTTCGATTTTGGCAGTAACTTGTTTGGTTCTCACCAGTTGTAAAAACGATGAAAAAAAAGTACAAGAAAAGGCCGTTAGGCCAAATGTTTTGTTCATTCTAGCGGATGATTATGGGTATCATGACTTAAGTGTTACGGGTAGTAAATTTTACGAAACCCCAAATATTGATAGGATAGCCAATGAGGGAATGAATTTTACCAATGGGTATGCAGCTAGTAGGGTCTGTAGCCCATCTAGAGCCAGTATTATGTTAGGTACTTTTACGGCAAGGCACGGAATTACAGATTGGATTGGAGCAAAAGTAGGCGAGGATTGGCGGAAAGCTGGCCGTTTTAATAAATTACTACCTCCAGATTATGAACATAATCTTCCTGCCCAAGCTACTACTTTACCAGAAGCTATGAAAACCGCAGGTTATAAAACCTTTTTTGCAGGAAAATGGCATTTAGGGGAAAAAGGGTCATGGCCCGAAGACCATGGTTTTGATATTAATAAAGGAGGGTGGGATGCTGGTAGCCCCAATGGAGGTTATTTTGCGCCTTATACCAATCCCAATCTGGAGAATCATGAGGATGGTGAGAATCTAACCATGCGTTTGGCAGAAGAAACCATTAACTTTTTAAAGAAAAATAATCCAAAAGAAACGGGTCAGCCTGTCTTTGCCTATCTTTCTTTTTATGCGGTGCACGGACCTATTCAGACCACCAAAGGCAAATGGGCCAAGTATCAGAAAAAGGCAGAGAAAAACGGAATTGCGGCCACAGGCTATAAGATGGCAAAATTCCTCCCGATACGCCAAGTGCAGGATAATCCCGTTTATGCTGGTTTGGTAGAAACTATGGATGATGCCGTGGGTAGAGTTTTGCAAACACTAGATTCTTTGGGGCTCGATAAAAATACATTGGTAGTTTTTACGTCTGATAATGGTGGTGTTTCTGCAGGAGATTCTTTTTCTACTTCAAACCTTCCGTTAAGAGGAGGGAAGGGATATCAATTTGAAGGAGGTATTCGCGAACCGTATTTTATAAGAGCACCTTGGTTGGTTAAAAGCGGGACATCTACTTCGGAGCCAGTAACTGGTGCAGATTTTTATCCAACAATTCTCGATATAGCCGGTATTGATTTAAAACCGGAACAACATTTAGATGGAAAAAGTCTACTACCAATTCTTAAGGGAGGAAATTTTGAAGAGCGTCCGTTGTTTTGGCATTATCCACATTATGGTAACCAAGGAGGAGAACCATCTTCGGTTGTTAGAAAAGGGGATTGGAAATTGATTCATTACTATGAGGATGATAGGGAAGAGCTTTATAATTTAAAAGATGATTTAGAGGAGTTGACCAATGTTGCATCGGAACATACAGATTTGCAAAAACAACTGAGTGAACAACTGTTTGCTTATTTAGATGAAGTTGGGGCTAGATATCCATCAAAAGACCCAGAGTACAGTTTACAAAAAGAGGAGGCATATCTCAAGAATATTGTAGATAAAAAACTACCATCCCTAGAGCGAGAGAGACTCAACTTTTTGTCTCCTGATTTTGATCCTAAAAATGATTGGTGGGGGAGTAATGTGACTGTGGATTAA
- a CDS encoding phytanoyl-CoA dioxygenase family protein, whose product MQLVKDLADRHELISDLFKQPKSPEEWEQYKLSDEQVAHFHEYGYVSGIKLLDESQINVLRKELEEIRDPKHPAHELFYEFHGNQSTDPNTVLFHSLGHWRITEGFHDLLWNPAFTMAASQLLGNNNVRFWHDQLFCKPSNHGGVVAWHQDYSFWIRTVPMQHLTCWTGLDDATTENGCLYYVPGSHKWGLLQKPELAGKMEGLMEFMTDEQKANFNPVPIELKKGYGSFHHPLMIHGSYENKSEFSRRAFVLNAFSDGTVSDTDGEMLRGTPIRVPKGEKMDGKFFPLLFGQK is encoded by the coding sequence ATGCAGTTAGTAAAAGATTTGGCCGACCGCCACGAATTGATTTCGGACCTTTTTAAGCAGCCAAAATCACCAGAGGAATGGGAACAGTATAAATTGAGTGATGAGCAAGTAGCCCATTTTCATGAGTATGGTTATGTTTCTGGAATAAAATTGTTGGATGAAAGTCAGATCAATGTTCTCCGAAAAGAATTGGAAGAAATACGTGACCCGAAACACCCGGCACACGAGCTTTTTTATGAATTTCATGGCAATCAATCAACGGACCCTAATACTGTGCTTTTTCATTCTCTTGGGCACTGGCGAATTACAGAAGGGTTTCATGATTTGTTATGGAATCCCGCTTTTACAATGGCCGCAAGTCAATTGTTGGGCAACAATAATGTTCGATTTTGGCATGATCAGTTGTTCTGTAAACCCTCAAATCATGGAGGCGTAGTAGCTTGGCATCAAGATTATTCATTTTGGATAAGAACAGTGCCCATGCAACATTTAACCTGCTGGACAGGTTTGGATGATGCCACTACAGAAAATGGTTGTCTTTATTATGTGCCTGGAAGTCACAAATGGGGACTCCTACAAAAGCCGGAACTCGCAGGTAAAATGGAAGGACTTATGGAATTTATGACCGATGAACAAAAGGCAAATTTTAATCCCGTACCTATTGAGCTTAAAAAAGGGTATGGTTCTTTTCACCATCCTTTAATGATCCATGGTTCTTATGAAAATAAGTCAGAATTTAGCAGAAGGGCATTTGTTCTAAATGCTTTTTCAGATGGAACTGTGAGTGACACTGATGGAGAGATGCTTAGAGGTACACCCATTAGGGTTCCGAAAGGTGAAAAAATGGACGGTAAATTTTTCCCTCTTCTTTTTGGCCAGAAATAA